In Plasmodium gaboni strain SY75 chromosome 8, whole genome shotgun sequence, the sequence ttcttttttatgttataatttcttttatttttttaatatctatttttttagtgataataatatataaaatatatatatataaataaatatattattatatatatttttttatgttataatttcttttatttttttaatatctatttttttagtgataataatatataaaatatatatatataaataaatatattattatatatatttttttttttttttaattttttgtaaattttttttttttttttttttttttttttttttttttttcttaaaatgaaaaattagctaaatatacttttaaaatgaaataataaaaaaaatacaaattatatatatgtaacatatataatatatatatatattaatcttgatatgataatataaaattattacttaaatatatatatatgtatatagttagtatacataattattatatatatatatcatgtggtaatatatatttttttaatttttttactACAACggttttttcttttaataataaataaatatctataaatttatatttttaaaaattaatttgatcatataaatattatatatataaatatatattattattattaaatagttttattaaaaaatcttaaaaaaaaaatataaataaatatatgtatataaataaaaatattatgatatcattgttaaaaaaaaaaaacgacataaaaatgaaatatatatatatatatatatatatatatatatatatttttttattttaaatggatacattttttttaatgttaataaattttgtgaaacatataaagttaccataaaaaatataaaatatatatttattatatatttattatatatatatataaaatatgaattatttaaatgacCCATATATGACAAACAACGACCATGCGataaatagaaataattGTAACTCACAcgaagaagaagaaaataatatatatgttgacaaacaaaatatttgtGCTTCAAAATGTGTTGctcaaaataataatataacatcaagaaaaagatacataaattataataatataagtggagcttataataatgcacataacaatttttataatcaatataaaaaaaaaccaaaaaaaaattataataataaaaaatttttttgtgaAAACCAACAAAATGGTTTATATCATATAGATGTagtaaataatataaacttttctaataataaatatgttatgaataaaataaagaaaccatttgaaagaaataaagaaaagaaaagttCTTCATATggattatataaacatgTAAATGACTCTactacatatatattagacaataaaatatatgaacataataattcatatttaaaaaatgatattcTTCCAGAttatgaacaaaataaaaatgatacaaattatagaaataaagaatatataagGGATTGTCAATATATCTGTAGTAATAATGAGTTATCACAGaattttcataaaaatcATTCTTCCTTATTATCATGTGAAGACATAGTTATAAAGAAGAGTGTGAAAAAAGGTTCATATAATACTAATGAGAATAATGATGGTATTGATTGTTTTGAAAATGGAATAAATGAgagatataataatttagaTATCAATTATAGAGAACAAAATGAAGAGAATAATGATGAAATTATTGAAAGGgaagaatatttaaaaaagcaaaatataagaaaatataatgatgaagaagtaaataagaaaaaaagaaatataaatatattatcaaaaaatgaaattttaaaagatgctatagaatattttcaaaattgTTCATCAAgaaataatgataataatatatattgtgATAGTTCAAATGAAGAAGAgattaatataaaaaatatatattataaagaaaatatttgttttgtatgtaaagaaaaagaatatatttataaatgCCCATATTGTGAAATTCCTACTTGTTCTTTAGAATGTTCaaaaaatcataaaaaaatttttaaatgtattcaaaaattgaaaaagaatttaaaaataaaaaatattagtaaagataattttgatgaatctatattatataaagattttctttatttacaaaatatagAAACTATAATACAAggaaattataaatatattaaaattaaagatTATGAAACTACAAAAATATGGttattacataataaaaaattaaataaattattaaaaaaaagaaaaatcattttattaaaagCACCCATATTTACAAAGATAcataatgaaaataaaacattCATATCtaatcatattattttctgGTCTATCAAAATTacttttataaatattaatattaaaattttatatcatGAAATTAATGAAAATCTAACCTTTTTACAACTTATTCAATTTCTATGCTCTAAAATTGATAAACTACaaacaaaaatttttatataccTTCAAAATGTTaaatcaatatatatatcactcaaaaatgaacaaacaaataataataataataagtGTGATGTGAATAAATATTGCTCGGTTCAACAAGTTCTCAGGAAGTCACTGTGTGGAAAGACCTTTTATGAATACCCTCATTTTTATATGGAACTTTTTTATGAACATGATAAACCTATTACAAATCCATTGTATGACCTTGAGCAAAAAAAAGAGCAGGACAACCAACATACTTATAAACAGCATGAACATAAATGTAAGCCGACTGATAAGGAAGATAATACAATTGACATGGACGAAGgtgataatgataatgatggaggtgataataataatgataatgatggaggtgataataataatgataatgatggaggtgataataataatgataatgatgaaggtgataatgataatgatggatgtgataatgataatgatggatgtgataatgataatgatggatgtgatgattataatgatgaagatGACGATTATAATGATGAAGGTGACGATTATAATGATGAAGgtgataatgataatgatcTAGGTGAAGatgatatgaataataatgattataaCAATATGTAAAAGCAATTTTTAATTagaatatgaaaaaatatatatatatatatatatatatatattataaatatgtaaaaacatatttatttatttatttatctatttatttatttatctatttatttatttatttatttatctatttatttatttatctatttatttatttatctatttatttgtttatttatttatcttattatttattttttttttttttttttttcatattgtacaacaaaaatgatcaaaaaaaaaaaaaaaaaactgaaagcctttttttttttttttgttttattttttaaatggttcttttaaaaaagtaTCCTTTAAgttaaaatttttttttttttttttctcataACAAGAAACTTCTccaaataaataataaataataaatatatatatttttatttatatatatatatttatattatgtatatattatttttttttttttttaaagtgATAATTCTTGAAAATAAGAAAAGGAACatattaatgaaaatataagtaCTACATGTTTGTTTACatattatgatttatattcatcgtatggatataaaaataataaaaatatgaaagaaataaaaaacacAAGCTCATacacataataatataaacatatatataataaaatatatatatatatatatatatatatatatatatatatattttttatttatgtatttattatttaccTTTTTGCTGCTCACCAAATGATTGcatgaaaaaaaaagtatgAACATTTACTCGTTCCATTTCCATTTGCAtttccttttatttttgtttttatttttgtgtAATGGTAGTGTATTTGCTATCCAGATATGGAATCGGCAAGAATGGAAGGGATGGAATGTGTTAggaataataaaaaataaaactaatgatgaaatattatggtcccaattaaaaagaaaatataagaacaataaaaataatattaataatatttgtaatattatttgtagtgataatattatgatgataaaagGAAATGGTCGGCATTTTTGTTGTAGATATAATGATAAGTATCATTTCCTTTTAGAGAATAATAAGAAGgtacataataattataaagaaaaattaaaaatatcaGATAGATTAAAAATATTGGATAGATTAAAAATATTGGATAGATTAAAAATATTGGATAGATTAAAAAGCTTAAATAACGAACAGGGTTTTTCAAATACATATCATAATGatgtgaaaaaaaatacattaaATTATTCTGAAGATACATTACCATCATATCATAGATATAtagataatttaaaaaCTAGGAAAATTATTCATCCAAGTATAAGAATTAGAGAATTAGATAAGAAATTTATGAAATGTAAAGAAagttataataaattatattctCACTTGAAAGAAAGTGATCTCTTTGAAAATTTTTCTTATGTTGGTAGGCAAAGAAAAGGAATATTATCACCTACATATCGTTTACCAAAATTTATAGAAAGACCGAATTATCATAGAACAGGTACTCCAATATATGTGCcatatgataataataataataaaaataatagtaataaccgtgatgattataataacattaaGAGTGATAAAGATATCgaaattataaaacaaaattgTAGATTTGCCAGAGAATTAATGGATgatatttcatatattatatgtgaAGGTATTACAACAAATgatatagatatatatattttaaacaAATGTCTAAACAATGGTTTTTATCCTTCTCCtttaaattatcatcaATTCCCTAAATGTTCTTGTATATCTCTTAATGAAATTTTATGTCATGGAATACcagataataatttattatattcaaatGATATCATCAAAATAGATATTAGTTTATTTAGAAATGGATATCATGCTGATATGTGTGAAAGTTTTATAGTTCCTAAATTAAGTAAAtctgaaaaaaaaaaaagaaaaaaattttatgattttatttatttaaataatgcatttaaaacaaaatatacaaaatatattttaaaatatcattatgatttaacaaaaaataaaattgtaagaaaaggaaaatcatttgttacaaaaaaaatcaaatatGCAGCTCCAAACTCAAAAGAACAAAACAGTCAAGACTACACCGATTTTGATGATAACACAACGGATCTCAACATATCTAAACAAAATTATGTCACTGATGATAtgcatataaataatatatcaggacatacacataataaaaacaattttgatagtatgaataatatgaacaattCTTATACACATAATCAAActgataattataaaaatccatttaatatattaaataataatgttcAACAAGAAGAAGATGAACTGGAATATTTccataaatattatgatcagaaaatcattttcaatgaagaaaaaaatgaaatttatcaagatatacaaaattttatatatcaaaaaagtttaaataaaaaagtaggaggaaaaaaaaaaaggtttgatttttttgataatactaaaatgaatacaaatgatatcaaaaattttatgtatcaaaaaaatctagatttaataaaaacaGCATATGAATGTACTATGGCAGGAATAAGTGTATGTAAAGATGGAGTACCTTTTAAAAGAATTGCAGAAGCTATggatatttatataaaagatgtaaataaaaaaaaaaataaaacatattcTATAGTTCCACATCTATGTGGTCATAATATAGGAAAAAATTTCCATGAAGAAccttttattatacatacattaaataatgatgaaagaaaaatgtGTTCAAATATGGTCTTTACAATAGAACCCATTATATCTGAATCTTCTACAGATTTTATTCTATGGCCAGATAATTGGACTATCTCAAATACGAAATATCATTTTTCTGCTCAATTCGAGCATACCATTTTGATACTAAAAAATGGAGTACATATTCTCACGGACAAAAATGATACATCTCCAAAATATTTGTGGCAAGAAATTGATTGAATCCAtgaaattaatattataatatatatcaacCTTATAAAACTAAACCATTATACcttaataaataaaaacagATAATACAATCATATGTAAACATGAGTATTTTTTTGgtaattttattatatatatattacatatatataatacatatatatatatatatatatatatatatatatatttatatatttatttttttttttttccttaaaaattaagaattaaaattatatttttttcttttattcATCATATTTACATATGTATTTGTGTTGACATAATATACATggtaaaatataaaaaatatttcatattatatatataaatatatatatatatatgtatatttttttttttttttttttttttttgtgtaaactttgatataatatatatattatttttttaagtttttaaaaaatgactatttttatatattcgCCTTGATGCGAATAATCCAAGTTTGcttttttcaaataatatgaaattttatatgaataaataaaatgataaaaaataaaatgataatttagaatgtacatataataaatatatatatgtataaatataaatatatatatatatatatatatatatatatatatatataatatatataatatatatattatatatatatttaatatttgataatagaaaaaaatttaaaaaaaaaaaaaaaaaaaggaggaaatatattttttttttttgttttttttaacaattaattattatatattttatttcgTATATTTTGcttaatataatatatatatatatatttatatatatatatatatatatatttatatatttatttatatatttatgatataattttttttgtagttaaaatattatcacatcttattaatttatttcatttcattttattttattttttgtttttttgAATGTTTAGTAGTGTTTCATAAATGTATCTCAAGGAGAATAATACTTGAAAGttttataacataaaataatttaattatatattttatgataataaatattatcatattaaATTATGTAAGTGTTCATTTTTTGTGTGTTGAAAGAAGCATTAgcataaaaaaaaaatatatatatatatatatatattaatagaaaaacagaaaaaataaaaggaaaaaaaaaaaaaaaaataaatctttatgctaaaaatagaaatttgtatattcataaaaaatatatttattcattctatttatgatataataactagtatattatgtaataaataaataaatatattatatatatatataatatatatgtatgtatttatttatttattgcGTACTTTCATAAgattatacatatatatatatatatatataatatgtatatattttcctttttatatttttttcgTTTGTTCTTTTCAACGAATTAATCctagataataatataaaaacaataaaataaaatgcttcctttttttctttttatttttttgtgtttACATTTTTGAACATACTCATAAATGTGTTAGTCGTTTATTCTatctttcatttttataaacaaGTATTCCTCTTGTAGGAATAGATAGATGActgaatatataaacatataaatataaatatatataaatatatatatatatatatatgagtAATATTTTATGCTTTTTTAAAGTTTAAAAGATTACATATCAGAggattattttttattttcataaaaaggaaatacCTTTCAAGGGTATTAAGAAATACAAAACGTATTTAAAGATAGACATAAAATTAAAcataatcatataaataaaaagatatatatatatatatatatatatatatatatatatatatatatatgtgtatatctttatatatatatttcatatatacataGAAACCATTTCAATGAAGACTCCATCTAAGGAGTGTAATGCACATATCCCTAGAAATTCTACACACCAtgaatatgataataaagatTTGATACCCATATATAGAAAACCTATGATCAATAAAAgtgtttttttaaaaacatcAGAAAAAAAGTATCATCctataaataaacatacAACAAActcatataatatatttccttATGGAGgtatttattatcatgatattattataaagGATGTATTGAagttttattataaaaataatgacaaaagaaataattattctAATTATTTATCACAACATGAGAGAGAGGGTTCTaattatgtttatttagGTGCAGGGATTATGAGAGAAGAACaggataaaaaaaataaggaaaaaaataaaatggtttttatattttttattaatgaAATGTTGTTGAAAAGATTAAGAAGAAATCATTTaagaagaaataataaaataagaaataatttaaGAAGAAAGAGGAAGATTCGAAGGgtagaaaaaaatgaaaatataaatgaaaataataatattaatagtaataataatcataatattaatagtaataataataataatattaatagtaataataataatcataataattgtagtagttgtaataaaatgtatTGCTCTTCGAGGCAAGGTGATTTTAAAGAAgaagatgataataaagaaaaaaaaaaaaagatatcATCATGTTCGAGCagaattaataattatgttaaggaatataaaaaaaaaaaaagtaatattaaaagattacaagatatagataatattttaagtGAACAATCAAACAATAAACATACTTTTATAAGAACAAAATCATCTCTCTTTtatgaagatataaaaacaaaagaaGGAGGTACATGTACTGATGTAAAtagaaattataaaaacaatacAATCAATTCGTTTTTTAGTGACTGGCAAAATATAGAGGAAAAcaatacaaatataattaatgatattataaatgaagaaatatatgttaataaGTCCACTACCCTTGATTCATTTCATGATAAAGAAAGTTCAAATGATAGAAAAAATGTATGTGATAAGAGATCTGAAGGTAAAAAAAGAGATCATTATGATGACAAcgattattattatgatgatgatgatgacgattattattatgatgatgatgatgacgattattattatgatgatgacaacgattattattatgatgatgatgacaacgattattatgatgatgatgatgacgattattattattattactatcaTTGTGATGAATACCTTCAGAAACAGCATGGTCAACCTTATGAGGTACACAAAAAAGACACACATGATCATAACAAAGAACAAAATGTATATACAgataagaataatatttttttactaaatattttacatcatcaaaataatgtatattCAGTCAAGTGGAAAGAAAGTTCGTATGAAGAATTTTCAATTTTAGTTTCTATATGTTATGATGgttatatgtatatatggAAAGAACATATGaattgtaataataaatttacatttatatctatatgtagaatttatattttatattttgagaatttaattcaaaatattaaatgGTATTGgattaataaaaatgaagaaaacaaagaaaattataatttcctttttaataataaaaatataaacctatcaaaaaatgaatatttgATAGTATATGgatcaaaaaataatttagtggatcataatgataattattatagTGATTCTATATGTAGgcaaaaaaataagatgaaaaattgtatatatCACAATGAATTTAAGATCaaaaatgatatttatactgataatatttataataataatatttataatgataatatttataatgataatatttataataataatacttataatgataatacttataataataatacttataataataatatttataatgataatatttattttagtgatataaaagattttatggttttttctatatatgGCATTTTCAACatttatgataataatatacatataaaaaatatattaaactATGA encodes:
- a CDS encoding hypothetical protein (conserved Plasmodium protein, unknown function) codes for the protein MNYLNDPYMTNNDHAINRNNCNSHEEEENNIYVDKQNICASKCVAQNNNITSRKRYINYNNISGAYNNAHNNFYNQYKKKPKKNYNNKKFFCENQQNGLYHIDVVNNINFSNNKYVMNKIKKPFERNKEKKSSSYGLYKHVNDSTTYILDNKIYEHNNSYLKNDILPDYEQNKNDTNYRNKEYIRDCQYICSNNELSQNFHKNHSSLLSCEDIVIKKSVKKGSYNTNENNDGIDCFENGINERYNNLDINYREQNEENNDEIIEREEYLKKQNIRKYNDEEVNKKKRNINILSKNEILKDAIEYFQNCSSRNNDNNIYCDSSNEEEINIKNIYYKENICFVCKEKEYIYKCPYCEIPTCSLECSKNHKKIFKCIQKLKKNLKIKNISKDNFDESILYKDFLYLQNIETIIQGNYKYIKIKDYETTKIWLLHNKKLNKLLKKRKIILLKAPIFTKIHNENKTFISNHIIFWSIKITFININIKILYHEINENLTFLQLIQFLCSKIDKLQTKIFIYLQNVKSIYISLKNEQTNNNNNKCDVNKYCSVQQVLRKSLCGKTFYEYPHFYMELFYEHDKPITNPLYDLEQKKEQDNQHTYKQHEHKCKPTDKEDNTIDMDEGDNDNDGGDNNNDNDGGDNNNDNDGGDNNNDNDEGDNDNDGCDNDNDGCDNDNDGCDDYNDEDDDYNDEGDDYNDEGDNDNDLGEDDMNNNDYNNM
- a CDS encoding putative methionine aminopeptidase 1c, which produces MNIYSFHFHLHFLLFLFLFLCNGSVFAIQIWNRQEWKGWNVLGIIKNKTNDEILWSQLKRKYKNNKNNINNICNIICSDNIMMIKGNGRHFCCRYNDKYHFLLENNKKVHNNYKEKLKISDRLKILDRLKILDRLKILDRLKSLNNEQGFSNTYHNDVKKNTLNYSEDTLPSYHRYIDNLKTRKIIHPSIRIRELDKKFMKCKESYNKLYSHLKESDLFENFSYVGRQRKGILSPTYRLPKFIERPNYHRTGTPIYVPYDNNNNKNNSNNRDDYNNIKSDKDIEIIKQNCRFARELMDDISYIICEGITTNDIDIYILNKCLNNGFYPSPLNYHQFPKCSCISLNEILCHGIPDNNLLYSNDIIKIDISLFRNGYHADMCESFIVPKLSKSEKKKRKKFYDFIYLNNAFKTKYTKYILKYHYDLTKNKIVRKGKSFVTKKIKYAAPNSKEQNSQDYTDFDDNTTDLNISKQNYVTDDMHINNISGHTHNKNNFDSMNNMNNSYTHNQTDNYKNPFNILNNNVQQEEDELEYFHKYYDQKIIFNEEKNEIYQDIQNFIYQKSLNKKVGGKKKRFDFFDNTKMNTNDIKNFMYQKNLDLIKTAYECTMAGISVCKDGVPFKRIAEAMDIYIKDVNKKKNKTYSIVPHLCGHNIGKNFHEEPFIIHTLNNDERKMCSNMVFTIEPIISESSTDFILWPDNWTISNTKYHFSAQFEHTILILKNGVHILTDKNDTSPKYLWQEID